The proteins below come from a single Metarhizium brunneum chromosome 1, complete sequence genomic window:
- the E2AA_1 gene encoding Heat-labile enterotoxin IIA, A chain, translated as MKASPWVSIAAPLLLFGLCQGHLKPGHSFEPTLERRGVDTESGGFDDEFPRHVYRGEIQRTPKEVQKDGGFYSRGMQRILSGDKLSWEELEDGSSLFRHAAGDTAPFTRYVSTSADPATSLTFAVNDEDPVEKGYIYKIHADKRMVDVNRSLGKYSPYPAQTEHAAIGFIPFEQIEGWWEVTYKHDFADPKVGKKTQDKLRRGQLKHFHRNPHFSPNFQKLRGNGVAPQLAGFPRLSTAWDEDTWKQFKTLPVSKSLDDMIEAVCTGNGNDNCIKQLGQPQSKPTKPKTSPSGPIDPAKPKSLATSFRVYAKAGTLVGFNVLAPYLRNVLNQLRQWDHPIGWAVKELDDSINGFQEYIGGPRRNDISGNDNQAALINFFKRVFWILEGPRRRPQDLQLLSYGKRNKMRLISVNDVLRTCERVDETPPDEQQLKTNLKDACTKVRKKAMELEMPTAAELEIGRAACGVCGLAWSPQDGQCKDKTGAILWPREPPAESTCTHHDSTKCGGEQTAAQLQTGQAVCGICGSNWYPDEGKCRDAAGVLLWPFKTCSAGAGRIQCEGGQTTAQRETGQAVCKACGKYWDPEGSKCRDEAGMLIWPPQHLPSIKPLHPSEKCRGGNDMTCQRRQIAAEAERGRIVCGTCRFSWDLRARKCRDNSGAVIWPPKE; from the coding sequence ATGAAGGCGAGTCCCTGGGTCTCGATAGCcgcgccgctgctgctgtttggGTTGTGTCAGGGCCACTTGAAGCCAGGACACAGCTTCGAACCGACACTTGAGCGTCGCGGCGTAGACACTGAATCCGGAGGATTCGATGATGAATTTCCGCGACACGTCTACCGCGGCGAGATACAGAGAACCCCAAAAGAAGTTCAAAAGGATGGGGGGTTTTACTCGAGGGGCATGCAGAGGATACTCTCAGGGGATAAACTGTCCTGGGAAGAATTGGAAGACGGCAGCAGCCTGTTTCGTCATGCGGCTGGAGACACGGCTCCGTTTACACGTTATGTCTCGACGAGTGCCGACCCGGCCACATCCCTTACATTCGCTGTCAACGACGAAGATCCAGTCGAGAAGGGCTACATTTATAAGATCCACGCCGACAAAAGGATGGTTGATGTAAATCGATCTCTTGGGAAATACTCACCATACCCCGCGCAAACCGAGCATGCAGCTATTGGCTTTATCCCATTTGAGCAGATTGAAGGCTGGTGGGAAGTCACATATAAGCATGACTTTGCTGACCCCAAAGTCGGAAAGAAAACTCAAGACAAGCTGCGGAGGGGGCAGTTGAAGCACTTTCACAGGAACCCACACTTCAGCCCAAACTTCCAAAAGCTAAGAGGTAATGGCGTGGCACCACAGCTCGCTGGGTTCCCTCGACTGTCTACAGCTTGGGACGAGGACACTTGGAAGCAATTCAAGACACTGCCTGTGAGCAAAAGTCTGGACGACATGATTGAGGCGGTATGTaccggcaacggcaacgacAATTGCATAaagcagcttggccagccgCAAAGCAAACCGACCAAGCCAAAGACTTCTCCCAGTGGGCCGATAGACCCGGCGAAGCCAAAATCACTCGCAACTAGTTTCCGCGTGTACGCAAAGGCGGGCACATTGGtgggattcaatgttctggcTCCCTATTTGCGTAACGTGCTGAACCAGCTGCGCCAGTGGGATCACCCGATTGGGTGGGCTGTGAAAGAGCTTGACGACAGTATTAACGGGTTCCAGGAGTATATTGGAGGGCCGCGACGGAACGACATCAGCGGTAATGACAACCAGGCAGCGCTGATCAACTTCTTTAAGCGGGTCTTTTGGATACTGGAGGgcccaaggcggcggccacaAGACCTGCAGCTCCTATCATACGGGAAGAGAAATAAGATGCGGTTGATTAGCGTCAACGACGTTCTCCGCACCTGCGAACGCGTTGACGAGACCCCGCCAGACGAGCAACAGCTCAAGACGAACCTGAAGGATGCTTGTACCAAGGTCCGTAAAAAGGCAATGGAGCTTGAGATGCCCACGGCAGCAGAGCTCGAAATAGGACGTGCTGCCTGTGGCGTTTGCGGGCTGGCGTGGTCCCCTCAAGATGGCCAGTGTAAGGACAAGACGGGGGCAATTCTCTGGCCACGAGAGCCACCCGCTGAATCGACGTGTACCCATCATGACAGCACCAAGTGTGGAGGCGAACAAACGGCGGCGCAGCTCCAGACAGGACAGGCTGTCTGCGGTATTTGCGGCTCCAACTGGTACCCCGACGAGGGCAAATGCAGAGATGCGGCGGGCGTGCTGCTCTGGCCATTCAAAACGTGTAGCGCTGGAGCCGGCCGAATCCAGTGCGAAGGAGGGCAGACGACGGCACAGCGCGAGACAGGTCAAGCTGTCTGCAAAGCTTGCGGGAAGTATTGGGATCCGGAGGGCAGCAAATGTAGGGACGAGGCTGGGATGCTGATCTGGCCGCCGCAGCACTTGCCCAGCATCAAGCCTCTACACCCATCGGAAAAATGTCGCGGCGGCAATGACATGACGTGCCAAAGGAGGCAGATTGCAGCGGAGGCCGAGAGAGGACGAATTGTCTGTGGAACTTGCAGGTTTTCGTGGGACTTGAGAGCCCGTAAGTGTAGGGATAATTCTGGGGCGGTTATCTGGCCGCCCAAGGAGTAG
- the PLA2G7_1 gene encoding Platelet-activating factor acetylhydrolase, producing the protein MTLRERFLHRLPNYNGPYNVGYMDVEVPARNPRPISNLKRGGKPVLRLDTVLMGIYYPCDVEKTIQASGGAHNLRRVNWMPAPRIATSKGYAKFLNIPAAPVTGYLACTSLFTKLPAFRNAQLADSWAENGPKEDVACDKEDGGKDGCDSEKPTFPVIIFSHGLGGSRLCYSTICGELASFGFIVVAVEHRDGSGARTLVNLPENVSATEIESSTAEIVSGNDEEHGSEAGAGARKKKVERKTKRGVNPYYIMDYILPKDNAQDTSPHNPRGVDRHLRNAQIELRLEEIKEAYHVLSLINGGRGHDVARLNLRKKGNIGSSSRGLTGITWDSWKGSMFLDKVTAMGHSFGGATTIQLCRDQSLAWLGQGVILDAWGQGTPARGDGPGNIVAKPIIAISSEAFMHWKENFERVVGFCQEARESKTLCWMLTIVGSTHLAMTDFAVLYPHWMSFFMKSMVNPLRACSLTVATSLEFLSLTLPPGHIKHKTWADEDLLLSAPAPSEPEEALIEDHAPEYKWVAVRLKIPNEFSKRFKAWCRRLWRTLMCNAVEGDALGNGLHDYTEQDELWTHISPRCADVASYRSALG; encoded by the exons ATG ACGCTGCGGGAGAGATTCCTCCACCGTCTGCCCAACTACAACGGCCCCTACAACGTCGGCTACATGGACGTCGAGGTGCCGGCTCGCAACCCGCGTCCCATATCGAACCTGAAGCGCGGGGGCAAGCCAGTGCTGCGCCTGGACACCGTCCTCATGGGCATATACTACCCCTGCGACGTCGAAAAGACCATCCAAGCCTCAGGCGGTGCGCACAACCTCCGGCGCGTCAATTGGATGCCTGCGCCCAGGATCGCCACTTCCAAGGGATACGCAAAGTTTCTCAATATCCCCGCGGCCCCAGTCACGGGATATCTGGCTTGCACGTCGCTCTTTACAAAGCTGCCTGCCTTTCGAAACGCCCAGTTGGCAGACTCCTGGGCGGAGAATGGTCCCAAAGAAGATGTGGCTTGCGACAAGGAGGACGGCGGAAAAGACGGCTGCGATTCGGAGAAGCCCACGTTTCCCGTCATCATATTCAGCCATGGGCTGGGGGGGTCGAGGCTGTGCTACAGCACGATATGCGGCGAACTAGCTAGCTTCGGCTTCATCGTGGTCGCGGTCGAGCATAGGGACGGAAGCGGCGCGAGGACACTGGTCAACCTGCCTGAGAATGTCAGCGCAACGGAGATTGAGTCTTCAACGGCGGAAATCGTATCCGgcaacgacgaggagcaCGGGTCTGAGGCCGGGGCCGGAGCTAGGAAGAAAAAGGTTGAGCGTAAGACGAAGCGCGGCGTCAACCCGTACTACATCATGGACTACATCTTGCCCAAGGACAATGCCCAAGACACGTCTCCACACAACCCCCGCGGCGTGGACAGACACCTCCGCAACGCGCAGATCGAGCTCAGGCTGGAAGAGATCAAAGAGGCGTACCATGTGCTCTCGctcatcaacggcggcagGGGGCACGACGTCGCGCGCCTCAACTTGCGCAAGAAGGGCAACAtcggctccagctccagggGGCTCACGGGCATCACGTGGGACAGCTGGAAGGGGAGCATGTTTCTCGACAAGGTCACCGCCATGGGCCACTCGTTTGGAGGCGCAACCACGATCCAACTCTGTCGAGACCAGTCTCTCGCGTGGCTGGGACAGGGCGTCATTCTCGACGCCTGGGGCCAGGGAACTCCTGCCCGGGGCGACGGCCCTGGGAACATTGTAGCCAAGCCCATCATTGCCATATCGTCAGAGGCGTTCATGCACTGGAAGGAGAATTTCGAACGCGTCGTCGGGTTTTGCCAGGAGGCGCGTGAATCCAAGACCCTGTGCTGGATGCTCACCATCGTGGGCTCCACGCATCTCGCCATGACCGACTTTGCGGTGCTGTACCCCCACTGGATGTCGTTCTTCATGAAGTCAATGGTGAACCCGCTGCGGGCTTGTTCTCTTACCGTCGCAACGTCGCTGGAGTTTCTCAGCCTCACCCTGCCGCCTGGACACATCAAACACAAGACGTGGGCCGACGAGGATCTGTTGctgtcggcgccggcaccgagTGAGCCGGAGGAGGCGCTGATAGAGGACCACGCCCCGGAGTACAAGTGGGTGGCGGTGAGGCTCAAGATTCCCAACGAGTTTTCAAAGAGATTCAAGGCGTGGTGTCGAAGGCTTTGGCGGACACTGATGTGTAACGCTGTCGAAGGAGACGCGCTGGGCAATGGACTCCATGATTACACTGAACAGGATGAGTTGTGGACGCATATTAGCCCGAGATGTGCAGATGTGGCTTCGTACAGGAGTGCCCTTGGCTGA
- the RBS30 gene encoding 40S ribosomal protein S30-A — protein MGKVHGSLARAGKVKSQTPKVEPQEKSKVPKGRALKRLKYTRRFVNVTLTGGKRKMNPNPGS, from the exons ATGGGTAAAGTTCACGGATCTCTCGCCCGTGCCG GCAAGGTCAAGTCTCAGACCCCCAAA GTTGAGCCCCAGGAGAAATCCAAGGTCCCCAAGGGCCGCGCTCTCAAGCGCCTCAAGTACACCCGACGATTCGTCAACGTCACCCTCACTGGTGGCAAGAGAAAG ATGAACCCCAACCCCGGCTCGTAA